A genomic segment from Rhodospirillum centenum SW encodes:
- a CDS encoding DUF4347 domain-containing protein, with the protein MRMVTGSLEALHTQEGRLTHALDPLPPPLDGSSLSMDLSGIGTEPGRTEIVFIDTGVTDWQVLRDAVKPGVEVVLIDPARDGLTQIADALAGRTGIDAIHIISHGDDGRLTLGNAMLSPEGLEARGDQLAAIGSALDADGDILLYGCDLGAGTEGDALLAALARGTGADVAASTDATGGTAAGADWDLEKSVGEVGTVSVLTAAADAYGHQLAATTLSPGDIAIIGANMDTGTYANTFAFVVLRDIGSGTAIHFTDAGIDSNGVFTVNASNEGHMTWTTPSDIAAGSVFMVTGSTSGTATMTDEAGNAVTGVSGSIGGTSGTWNSNGDQVFVYQGTAGTVSGATFIFAFNSGQTASNYPSNGSWATSDNTDQRVSYAPPGLDAKYQVVLTGTAVTGSTVGGIPYGYDNLRYSGTTTGDAASLLAAITDRTNWIGTDAANYDFVTDFPNFTIADQTPPSVQNIILDGAPAGNAASISYIVTFSESVTGVDDADFTLTTTGTAAGTIASVTGSGSSYTVTVNGISGAGTLRLDLNGSGTGILDGGANAIAAGYTTGTIHTVDQVAPSVQGIAVDGTPAENASSIDYTVTFSEAVTGVDTTDFSLTATGTAGGSIASIVGSGTTYTVTVNSLSGDGTLRLDLKGSGTGIKDGGSNDISGGFTTGGTHTVDLAGPAFTSGTTASVAENATAVQTLAATDTTGPVTYFIVGGADKDLFSLTGADLAFTAAPDFETPQDTGDTAGNNTYVVTVRAADAIGNTTDRTITVTVTDANEAPTDLAISASSIAAGKTGMVNAVGTLTGTDPDAGDTLTWSLASGTGDTGNGNFDIFEDELLTPMPVDPGVYSIRVRATDAGGLTYDEVLSITVTPDMPETPDLSAASDTGVSNSDNLTSATSLTFTGGDAYLGATVRVFHDANNNGSYDVGEATGTATANANRSWSVTVDASGIADGSHNFRSMQTAGGLDSAASAPLAVTIDRTAPTVSTVTPGTTTVTEATVAGGSFTVAVTFDSEMDTGTAPTLTFADPAAAGLAFASGAWSNSDKTYTATYTVTDTDAEIDGIDIQVSGAKDLAGNTLAATHTATDAFAIDTKAPAAPASAPDLAVGSDSGSSSSDDITNATTVTITGSDAEANATVTLYAGGVSLGTVTADGSGAYSFKNIDVSSLSGAVVFTVSQEDEAGNGSDDSAGLTVTFDRTAPAFQPGSSTPADNATGISPGNAIQFKFAEVVQRGAAGTLVLTGDSGGPRTIAFDSTQLSGFGTDTITLDPGAALDVNTTYSVAWSAGFFTDAAGNAVAAIADGTTFNFETAPAPVITGFDKTATYGENALNSAAVVLDGDAIVSDASGDWDGGYLRLSYGSGGTTSDVITLVDGALFTIDGNQIKNDADVYGTIDASLNGGAGNGLKIALTALANDAIVTDILQSIRYQNTSDTPAETRTLALALKNEGGYETTITRTVTITAENDAPTLGTQARSLTGVLEDVATGDNTGTTVADLLASGSGTVTDPDGDTPGIAVTAASSTDGTWQYKVGAGSWTAFGSPAEGTARLLGPTDLVRFVPNADFSGTGTGLTFRAWDGSSGTAGGTADTTGAGTGTSAFSAATASASITVTAVNDAPSTPTDSDAAKDSVAEGAAAGATVGITATATDPESGTITWSLTDDAGGRFQIDASTGVVTVKDASLIDYETATSHDITVKATDNGSPAQSSTQTFTIAVTNAAPTAITDSDAATTMAPEGAAAGTAIGLTAKGSDPGGGSLTYSLTDDAGGRFQIDDTTGVVTVLDGSLLDIDLAASHTITVKAQDAGGLSTTQTFKVAVGNVAPGTWTDQNAADNKVTEGAAAGTAVGITARAVDPGTGTVTYTLSDDAGGRFQIDASTGVVTVKDGSLIDYETATSHTITVTGTDAQGASSTQAYTIDLVNAAPTGISDGNAAANTVQEKSATGTAVGLTAVGADPGGGSLTYSLTDDAGGRFQINAGTGVVTVKDGSLLSVAGATSHSITVQVTDKGGLTASQNFTIAVTQAPDPETPPPPPPPVVVIPPAPPPPPLPPPPPPTPVLPAPPPVVPTTVTATEDGVSVGRGSGSDSLTGRPVEQVVVAPVPTSRQDVSGTPTANADIRLGGSSSAPVLVATLPVGVGLQASGATTLTLAELSAAAGVEAGRIQAAGTVSTGTVDLAGLSTVLPGSTPVTLRTVTPTLTAGSTTPPGQPILLSVPTSTDTSGMVTAVVIDGRSLPSGTNIELRDVDYAVVTGSVFVTGGTGSNVVIGDDARQYIRLGPDDDTLRGGGGDDTVGSGEGRDLLYGDEGNDSVFGGEGYDRLSGGTGDDTIDGGSGVDVVRIEAARSAVTLEATGPWGVRLSGAATGTDVASGVELIRFDDQVVYVTLPVRFEAVQPDGGGAFDEAFYLAQWADVRAAVADGRFQSGLEHYLAFGQAEGRDPTPLFDEEAYLARWADVRVAVEAGQFHSGYEHYLAFGWREDRDPSAWFDLSAYLQRNPDVADAGIDPLRHWLVWGIGEDRIATAADTGLWLA; encoded by the coding sequence ATGCGCATGGTCACTGGTTCCCTCGAAGCCCTCCACACCCAGGAAGGGCGCCTGACGCACGCCCTTGACCCGCTGCCGCCCCCCCTCGACGGATCATCGCTTTCCATGGACCTCTCCGGCATCGGGACGGAACCCGGCCGGACGGAGATCGTCTTCATCGACACGGGCGTGACGGACTGGCAGGTCCTGCGCGACGCCGTGAAGCCGGGGGTGGAGGTCGTGCTGATCGACCCCGCCCGCGACGGCCTGACCCAGATCGCGGACGCGCTGGCCGGCCGCACAGGCATCGACGCCATCCACATCATCAGCCACGGCGATGACGGGCGGCTGACACTCGGCAACGCGATGCTCAGCCCTGAGGGGCTGGAGGCGCGCGGCGACCAGCTCGCCGCCATCGGCTCGGCGCTCGATGCGGACGGCGACATCCTGCTCTACGGCTGCGACCTGGGCGCCGGGACGGAGGGCGACGCCCTGCTGGCGGCGCTGGCCCGCGGCACCGGGGCGGACGTCGCCGCCTCCACCGACGCCACGGGCGGCACCGCCGCCGGGGCCGACTGGGACCTGGAGAAGAGCGTGGGGGAGGTCGGCACCGTCTCCGTGCTGACCGCCGCGGCGGACGCTTACGGCCACCAACTCGCGGCGACGACGCTCAGCCCCGGTGACATCGCCATCATCGGCGCCAACATGGACACCGGGACCTACGCCAACACCTTCGCCTTCGTCGTGCTGCGCGACATCGGCTCGGGCACCGCCATCCACTTCACCGATGCCGGCATCGATTCCAATGGCGTCTTCACGGTCAATGCCTCGAACGAAGGGCACATGACCTGGACGACGCCGAGCGACATCGCGGCCGGCAGCGTCTTCATGGTCACGGGGTCCACCTCCGGCACCGCAACGATGACGGACGAGGCGGGCAACGCCGTCACCGGCGTCAGCGGCAGCATCGGCGGCACATCGGGCACCTGGAACAGCAACGGCGATCAGGTCTTCGTCTACCAGGGCACCGCGGGCACCGTGTCCGGCGCCACCTTCATCTTCGCCTTCAACAGCGGGCAGACCGCTTCCAACTATCCGAGCAACGGTTCCTGGGCGACCAGCGACAACACCGACCAGCGGGTCTCCTACGCCCCGCCGGGTCTGGATGCCAAGTATCAGGTCGTCCTGACCGGCACGGCCGTAACGGGATCGACCGTCGGCGGCATTCCCTACGGCTATGACAATCTGCGCTACAGCGGGACGACGACGGGCGACGCGGCCAGCCTGCTGGCCGCCATCACCGACCGCACGAACTGGATCGGCACCGACGCGGCGAACTACGACTTCGTGACGGACTTCCCCAACTTCACCATCGCCGACCAGACTCCGCCCTCGGTTCAGAACATCATCCTGGACGGCGCCCCGGCCGGGAATGCCGCCTCGATCAGCTACATCGTCACCTTCAGCGAAAGCGTGACGGGGGTCGATGACGCGGACTTCACCCTGACGACCACCGGCACCGCCGCCGGCACCATCGCCAGCGTCACCGGCTCCGGCAGCAGCTACACCGTTACCGTCAACGGCATCAGCGGCGCCGGCACGCTGCGGCTGGACCTGAACGGCAGCGGCACCGGCATCCTGGACGGCGGCGCCAACGCCATCGCCGCCGGCTACACCACGGGCACGATCCACACGGTGGATCAGGTGGCGCCGTCGGTGCAGGGCATCGCCGTTGACGGCACCCCGGCGGAGAATGCCAGCTCCATCGACTACACCGTCACCTTCAGCGAGGCCGTGACGGGGGTCGATACCACGGATTTCAGCCTGACGGCGACCGGCACGGCCGGCGGCAGCATCGCCAGCATCGTCGGCTCCGGCACCACCTATACCGTCACGGTGAACAGCCTCAGCGGCGACGGCACGCTGCGGCTGGACCTCAAGGGCAGCGGCACCGGCATCAAGGACGGCGGTTCCAACGACATCTCGGGCGGCTTCACCACCGGCGGCACCCATACCGTTGATCTGGCCGGGCCGGCCTTCACTTCCGGCACCACCGCCTCGGTGGCGGAGAATGCGACGGCCGTGCAGACGCTGGCGGCCACGGACACGACCGGCCCTGTCACCTATTTCATCGTCGGCGGGGCCGATAAGGACCTGTTCAGCCTGACGGGCGCCGATCTCGCCTTCACGGCGGCGCCGGATTTCGAAACCCCGCAGGACACGGGCGACACCGCCGGCAACAACACCTACGTCGTCACGGTCCGCGCCGCCGACGCGATCGGCAACACGACGGACCGGACGATCACCGTCACCGTGACGGACGCGAACGAGGCGCCGACCGATCTGGCGATCAGCGCCAGCAGCATCGCCGCCGGCAAAACGGGCATGGTCAACGCGGTGGGGACGCTGACCGGCACCGATCCGGATGCGGGGGACACCCTGACCTGGTCGCTCGCCAGCGGCACCGGCGACACCGGCAACGGCAACTTCGACATCTTCGAGGACGAACTGCTCACCCCCATGCCCGTGGACCCGGGCGTCTATTCGATCCGTGTCCGCGCGACCGACGCCGGCGGCCTGACCTACGACGAGGTGCTGAGCATCACCGTCACCCCGGACATGCCGGAGACGCCTGACCTGTCGGCCGCCAGCGACACCGGCGTGAGCAACAGCGACAACCTGACCAGCGCCACCAGCCTGACCTTCACCGGCGGCGATGCGTATCTCGGCGCCACCGTGCGCGTCTTCCATGACGCCAACAACAACGGCAGCTATGACGTGGGCGAGGCGACCGGCACCGCCACCGCCAACGCCAATCGCTCCTGGTCGGTGACGGTCGATGCCTCCGGCATCGCGGACGGCAGCCATAACTTCCGCTCCATGCAGACCGCCGGCGGCCTGGACAGCGCCGCCTCGGCCCCCCTGGCGGTGACGATCGACCGCACGGCCCCCACCGTCAGCACGGTGACGCCCGGTACGACGACGGTGACGGAGGCGACGGTCGCCGGCGGCAGCTTCACCGTGGCGGTGACCTTCGACTCGGAGATGGACACCGGCACGGCGCCGACCCTGACCTTCGCCGACCCGGCGGCGGCGGGGCTGGCCTTCGCGTCGGGCGCCTGGAGCAACAGCGACAAGACCTACACGGCGACCTACACCGTGACCGACACGGATGCCGAGATCGACGGCATCGACATCCAGGTCTCCGGCGCCAAGGACCTGGCCGGCAACACCCTGGCCGCGACCCACACGGCGACGGACGCCTTCGCCATCGACACCAAGGCGCCGGCCGCCCCCGCCAGCGCACCGGACCTCGCGGTGGGGTCCGACAGCGGCAGCAGCAGCAGCGACGACATCACCAACGCCACGACGGTGACCATCACCGGCAGCGATGCCGAGGCCAACGCCACCGTCACGCTCTATGCGGGCGGCGTCTCGCTGGGCACCGTCACGGCGGACGGCAGCGGCGCCTACAGCTTCAAGAACATCGATGTCAGCAGCCTTTCCGGCGCGGTCGTCTTCACCGTTTCCCAGGAGGACGAGGCCGGGAACGGGAGCGACGACTCCGCCGGCCTGACCGTCACCTTCGACCGCACGGCGCCGGCCTTCCAGCCGGGCTCCTCCACCCCGGCCGACAACGCCACCGGCATCAGCCCGGGCAATGCCATCCAGTTCAAGTTCGCGGAAGTGGTGCAGCGCGGTGCCGCCGGCACGCTGGTCCTGACGGGCGATTCCGGCGGGCCGCGCACGATCGCCTTCGACAGCACGCAGCTCTCCGGCTTCGGGACCGACACGATCACGCTGGACCCCGGCGCCGCCCTGGACGTGAACACCACCTATTCGGTGGCCTGGAGCGCCGGTTTCTTCACCGATGCGGCCGGCAACGCCGTCGCCGCCATCGCGGACGGCACGACCTTCAATTTCGAGACGGCGCCCGCGCCGGTCATCACCGGCTTCGACAAGACCGCCACCTATGGCGAGAACGCCCTGAACAGCGCCGCCGTGGTGCTGGACGGGGACGCCATCGTGAGCGACGCCAGCGGTGACTGGGACGGCGGCTACCTCCGGCTCAGCTACGGCAGCGGCGGCACGACGTCCGACGTGATCACCCTGGTGGATGGCGCGTTGTTCACCATCGACGGCAACCAGATCAAGAACGACGCCGACGTCTACGGCACCATCGATGCCTCGCTGAACGGCGGTGCCGGGAACGGTCTGAAGATCGCGCTGACGGCTCTGGCGAACGACGCCATCGTCACCGACATCCTCCAGTCCATCCGGTATCAGAATACCTCCGACACCCCGGCCGAAACCCGGACGCTCGCGCTCGCGCTCAAGAACGAGGGCGGGTACGAGACGACCATCACCCGCACGGTCACCATCACGGCGGAGAACGACGCCCCCACCCTGGGCACCCAGGCCCGCAGCCTGACCGGCGTGCTGGAGGACGTGGCGACGGGGGACAACACGGGCACCACCGTCGCCGACCTGCTGGCCTCGGGCAGCGGCACCGTGACCGATCCCGACGGCGACACGCCGGGCATCGCCGTGACGGCGGCCAGCAGCACGGACGGCACCTGGCAGTACAAGGTCGGGGCGGGGAGCTGGACCGCCTTCGGCAGCCCCGCCGAGGGGACGGCCCGGCTTCTGGGGCCGACCGACCTCGTGCGCTTCGTGCCGAACGCGGATTTCAGCGGCACCGGCACCGGCCTCACCTTCCGGGCCTGGGACGGCAGCAGCGGTACGGCCGGCGGCACCGCCGACACCACCGGGGCGGGCACCGGCACCTCCGCCTTCTCCGCCGCGACCGCCTCGGCCAGCATCACGGTCACGGCCGTGAACGACGCCCCCTCCACCCCCACGGACAGCGACGCCGCGAAGGACAGCGTGGCCGAAGGGGCGGCCGCGGGGGCCACGGTGGGCATCACCGCCACGGCCACCGATCCCGAGAGCGGCACCATCACCTGGAGCCTGACGGACGATGCCGGCGGGCGCTTCCAGATCGACGCCAGCACGGGCGTGGTGACGGTGAAGGACGCCAGCCTGATCGACTATGAGACGGCGACCAGCCACGACATCACCGTGAAGGCCACGGACAACGGCAGCCCCGCCCAGTCCAGCACCCAGACCTTCACCATCGCCGTCACCAACGCCGCCCCGACCGCCATCACCGACAGCGATGCCGCCACCACCATGGCGCCGGAAGGGGCCGCGGCCGGCACGGCCATCGGCCTCACCGCGAAGGGCAGCGATCCCGGCGGCGGCAGCCTGACCTACAGCCTGACCGACGATGCCGGCGGCCGCTTCCAGATCGACGACACCACGGGCGTGGTGACGGTGCTGGACGGCAGCCTGCTGGACATCGACCTGGCGGCCAGCCACACCATCACCGTGAAGGCGCAGGATGCGGGCGGCCTCTCCACCACCCAGACCTTCAAGGTCGCGGTCGGTAACGTGGCGCCCGGCACCTGGACCGACCAGAACGCCGCCGACAACAAGGTGACGGAAGGCGCGGCCGCCGGCACGGCCGTCGGCATCACCGCCAGGGCGGTCGATCCCGGTACGGGCACGGTGACCTACACCCTGTCCGACGATGCCGGCGGGCGCTTCCAGATCGACGCCAGCACGGGCGTGGTGACGGTGAAGGACGGCAGCCTGATCGACTATGAGACGGCCACCAGCCACACCATCACCGTGACGGGCACGGACGCCCAGGGTGCCAGCAGCACCCAGGCCTATACCATCGACCTCGTGAACGCCGCCCCGACCGGGATCAGCGACGGCAACGCCGCCGCCAACACGGTGCAGGAGAAGTCGGCGACCGGCACGGCCGTGGGGCTCACCGCGGTGGGGGCCGATCCCGGCGGCGGCAGCCTGACCTACAGCCTGACCGACGATGCCGGCGGGCGCTTCCAGATCAACGCCGGCACCGGCGTGGTGACGGTGAAGGACGGGAGCCTGCTGAGCGTTGCCGGGGCGACCAGCCATTCGATCACCGTGCAGGTCACCGACAAGGGCGGGCTGACCGCCTCGCAGAACTTCACGATCGCGGTGACCCAGGCTCCCGATCCGGAGACGCCGCCGCCTCCGCCGCCGCCTGTGGTGGTGATCCCGCCGGCACCGCCGCCGCCGCCGCTGCCGCCGCCGCCGCCGCCGACCCCGGTGCTGCCGGCGCCGCCGCCGGTGGTTCCGACGACGGTGACGGCCACGGAGGACGGGGTGTCGGTGGGCCGCGGCAGCGGCAGCGACAGCCTGACCGGGCGGCCGGTGGAGCAGGTCGTGGTGGCGCCGGTTCCGACCAGCCGCCAGGATGTCAGCGGCACGCCGACGGCGAACGCGGACATCCGGCTGGGCGGCAGCAGCAGTGCGCCTGTCCTGGTGGCGACGCTGCCGGTGGGGGTCGGGCTGCAGGCCTCGGGGGCGACGACGCTGACCCTGGCGGAACTCTCCGCGGCGGCGGGGGTGGAGGCCGGGCGCATCCAGGCGGCCGGCACGGTATCGACCGGCACGGTCGATCTGGCGGGCCTGTCGACGGTGCTGCCCGGGAGCACGCCGGTGACGCTGCGGACGGTGACGCCGACGCTGACGGCGGGCAGCACGACACCGCCCGGTCAGCCGATCCTCCTCTCGGTGCCGACCTCGACCGACACGTCGGGGATGGTCACGGCGGTGGTGATCGATGGCCGCTCGCTGCCGTCGGGGACGAACATCGAACTGCGCGACGTTGACTATGCGGTTGTGACGGGCAGCGTGTTCGTGACCGGGGGCACCGGGTCGAACGTGGTGATCGGGGACGATGCGCGGCAGTACATCCGGCTCGGCCCGGACGACGACACGCTGCGCGGCGGCGGCGGCGACGACACGGTGGGGTCGGGGGAGGGCCGCGACCTGCTCTACGGCGACGAGGGCAATGACAGCGTGTTCGGCGGGGAGGGGTATGACCGTCTCTCCGGCGGGACGGGGGACGACACGATCGACGGCGGCTCGGGGGTCGATGTCGTCCGCATCGAGGCGGCGCGCTCGGCGGTGACGCTGGAGGCGACGGGACCCTGGGGCGTGCGGCTGAGCGGGGCGGCAACGGGCACGGACGTGGCCAGCGGGGTCGAGCTGATCCGGTTCGACGACCAGGTGGTCTATGTCACCCTGCCGGTGCGCTTCGAGGCGGTGCAGCCGGACGGCGGCGGGGCGTTCGACGAGGCCTTCTACCTCGCCCAGTGGGCGGACGTGCGGGCCGCGGTGGCGGACGGCCGGTTCCAGAGCGGCCTGGAGCACTATCTGGCGTTCGGTCAGGCCGAGGGGCGCGACCCGACCCCGCTGTTCGACGAGGAGGCGTACCTGGCCCGCTGGGCCGACGTGCGCGTCGCGGTGGAGGCCGGGCAGTTCCACTCGGGCTACGAGCACTATCTGGCGTTCGGCTGGCGCGAGGACCGCGATCCCTCCGCCTGGTTCGACCTGTCGGCCTATCTGCAGCGCAACCCCGATGTCGCCGACGCCGGCATCGATCCCCTGCGCCACTGGCTCGTCTGGGGCATCGGCGAAGACCGCATCGCCACCGCCGCAGACACCGGCCTCTGGCTCGCCTGA
- a CDS encoding 2-hydroxyacid dehydrogenase: protein MPDRKRPLVIVTRKLPDVIETRMMELFETRLNLDDTPLTREHLLDAAAQADVLVPTVTDRIDAEVIAAAGPRLKLIANFGNGVDHIDLKAARERGISVTNTPGVLTEDTADMTMALILAVARRLTEGERLVRSGRWTGWGPTNMLGSRLGGKRLGIVGMGRIGQALARRARGFGLSIHYHNRRRVHPEIEAELDATYWESLDQMLARVDIVSINCPRTPATYHLLNARRLKLLKPSAIVVNTSRGEAIDEGTLAGMLQRREIAGAGLDVFEQEPDVDPKLLKLDNVVLLPHLGSATYESRVDMGEKVIVNVKTFVDGHPPPDRVITTEF from the coding sequence ATGCCGGATCGCAAGCGCCCGCTGGTCATCGTCACGCGCAAGCTGCCCGACGTCATCGAGACCCGGATGATGGAGCTGTTCGAGACGCGGCTGAACCTGGACGATACGCCCCTGACCCGCGAGCATCTCCTGGATGCCGCGGCGCAGGCCGACGTGCTGGTCCCCACCGTCACCGACCGCATCGACGCCGAGGTGATCGCCGCCGCCGGCCCGCGGCTGAAGCTGATCGCCAATTTCGGCAACGGCGTGGACCATATCGACCTGAAGGCGGCGCGCGAGCGCGGCATCAGCGTGACGAACACGCCGGGCGTGCTGACCGAGGACACGGCCGACATGACCATGGCCCTGATCCTGGCCGTGGCCCGCCGGCTGACGGAGGGGGAACGGCTGGTCCGCTCGGGCCGCTGGACCGGCTGGGGGCCGACGAACATGCTGGGCTCGCGCCTGGGCGGCAAGCGGCTGGGCATCGTCGGCATGGGCCGGATCGGTCAGGCGCTGGCCCGCCGCGCCCGCGGCTTCGGCCTCTCGATCCACTACCACAACCGCCGCCGCGTCCACCCGGAGATCGAGGCCGAGCTGGACGCGACCTACTGGGAGAGCCTGGACCAGATGCTGGCGCGGGTGGACATCGTGTCCATCAACTGCCCGCGCACGCCGGCGACCTACCACCTGCTGAACGCGCGCCGGCTGAAGCTGCTGAAGCCCAGCGCCATCGTCGTGAACACCAGCCGCGGCGAGGCCATCGACGAGGGCACGCTGGCCGGCATGCTGCAACGGCGCGAGATCGCCGGGGCCGGCCTGGACGTGTTCGAGCAGGAACCGGACGTGGACCCCAAGCTGCTGAAGCTGGACAACGTGGTGCTGCTGCCGCACCTGGGCAGCGCCACCTATGAGAGCCGCGTGGACATGGGGGAGAAGGTCATCGTCAACGTGAAGACCTTCGTGGACGGCCACCCCCCGCCCGACCGCGTCATCACGACGGAGTTCTGA
- the ggt gene encoding gamma-glutamyltransferase gives MLEFLARPRRAAFLVLTLAAGLALTAAATAADAPVAQPGRGDRLVGPNFQGRSEIIARNGMAATSQPLATQVALDILKEGGSAVDAAIAANAALGLMEPTGNGMGGDLFALVWDPKEGKLYGYNGSGRSPRGQTLEQLKARLGGRDSIPGFGSLPVTVPGAVDGWFALHGRFGRLPMEQVLAPAIRYAREGFPLSPFIAQGWARNVARLAAQPDVEETENMLRTFTRDGRPPVAGQMWNNPDLADTLETVAKGGRDAFYKGPVARTIDAYMKRIGGALRYEDFAAHQGAWVEPVSTSYRGYDVWQIPPNGQGLAVLQMLNILEGYDLKAMGHNSADAIHVMVEAKKLAFADRARYYADPDFAAIPLKTLVSKDYAQERRGLIRMDRAATEVPAGRMPESHDTIYLTTADKDGMMVSLIQSNYRGMGSGLVPDGLGFMLQDRGEQFSLEPGHPNVYAPGKRPFHTIIPGFVTKDGRPWLAYGVMGGAMQPQGHVQVLVNMIDFGMNVQAAGDAARWQHDGSPEPVSGPAAAMTDGGDLWLEGGIDPAVLAELKRRGHDVSVRPGTHYGSYEAIQRDPVMGVYRGATEMRVDGHAAGY, from the coding sequence ATGCTCGAATTTCTGGCGAGGCCGCGGCGCGCGGCGTTTCTGGTCCTGACCCTGGCGGCGGGGCTGGCGCTCACGGCGGCCGCGACGGCGGCGGACGCGCCCGTGGCCCAGCCGGGCCGCGGCGACCGGCTGGTCGGACCCAACTTCCAGGGCCGCAGCGAGATCATCGCCCGCAACGGCATGGCCGCCACCAGCCAGCCGCTGGCGACCCAGGTCGCGCTGGACATCCTGAAGGAAGGCGGCAGCGCCGTGGACGCGGCCATCGCCGCCAACGCCGCGCTGGGCCTGATGGAGCCGACCGGCAACGGCATGGGCGGCGACCTGTTCGCCCTGGTCTGGGACCCGAAGGAGGGGAAGCTCTACGGCTACAACGGCTCCGGCCGGTCGCCGCGCGGCCAGACGCTGGAACAGCTCAAGGCGCGGCTGGGCGGCCGCGACAGCATCCCCGGCTTCGGCAGCCTGCCGGTCACCGTGCCGGGGGCGGTGGACGGCTGGTTCGCGCTGCACGGCCGTTTCGGCCGGCTGCCGATGGAGCAGGTGCTGGCCCCCGCCATCCGCTACGCGCGCGAAGGTTTCCCGCTGTCGCCCTTCATCGCCCAGGGCTGGGCGCGCAACGTCGCCCGGCTGGCCGCGCAGCCGGACGTGGAGGAGACGGAGAACATGCTCCGCACCTTCACCCGCGACGGCAGGCCGCCCGTGGCCGGGCAGATGTGGAACAACCCCGATCTGGCGGACACGCTGGAAACGGTGGCGAAGGGCGGGCGCGACGCCTTCTACAAGGGTCCCGTCGCCCGCACCATCGACGCCTACATGAAGCGCATCGGCGGCGCCCTGCGGTATGAGGACTTCGCGGCCCACCAGGGCGCCTGGGTCGAGCCGGTCAGCACCTCCTACCGCGGCTACGACGTCTGGCAGATCCCGCCCAACGGCCAGGGCCTTGCCGTGCTGCAGATGCTGAACATCCTGGAGGGCTACGACCTCAAGGCCATGGGCCACAACTCGGCCGACGCCATCCATGTGATGGTGGAGGCGAAGAAACTGGCCTTCGCCGACCGCGCCCGCTACTACGCCGACCCCGATTTCGCCGCCATCCCGCTGAAGACCCTGGTTTCCAAGGATTATGCCCAGGAGCGCCGCGGCCTGATCCGGATGGACCGGGCGGCGACGGAGGTGCCGGCCGGCCGCATGCCGGAAAGCCACGACACCATCTACCTGACCACGGCCGACAAGGACGGCATGATGGTCAGCCTGATCCAGTCCAACTACCGCGGCATGGGCTCCGGCCTCGTGCCGGACGGGCTGGGCTTCATGCTGCAGGACCGCGGCGAGCAGTTCAGCCTGGAGCCCGGCCACCCCAACGTCTACGCGCCGGGCAAGCGGCCCTTCCACACCATCATCCCCGGCTTCGTCACGAAGGACGGCAGGCCCTGGCTGGCCTACGGCGTCATGGGCGGGGCGATGCAGCCGCAGGGGCACGTTCAGGTGCTGGTGAACATGATCGACTTCGGCATGAACGTGCAGGCCGCGGGCGACGCCGCCCGCTGGCAGCACGACGGCAGCCCGGAGCCGGTCAGCGGCCCGGCCGCGGCCATGACCGACGGCGGCGACCTGTGGCTGGAGGGCGGCATCGACCCGGCCGTGCTGGCGGAGCTGAAGCGCCGCGGCCATGACGTCTCCGTCCGCCCCGGCACCCATTACGGCAGCTACGAGGCGATCCAGCGCGATCCGGTGATGGGCGTCTATCGCGGCGCCACGGAGATGCGGGTGGACGGCCACGCGGCGGGGTACTGA
- a CDS encoding SH3 domain-containing protein — protein MALRSVLKSLALPALLLLAVPAFPAPAAAQDEPQQEADPRPDAVVRSGLPIPRFATLRSDEVNLRTGPGVRYPVDWVFVRAGMPVEITAEFDTWRRIRDWEGTQGWVHRSMLVGRRSFVVTGDIRTLRQEPGGSSPAVAQAEPGVMGRLNYCKGDWCRVEAQGIEGWLRRGEFWGVYPDEEVKD, from the coding sequence ATGGCTCTCAGGTCCGTTCTGAAATCCCTGGCTCTTCCCGCCCTGCTGCTGCTGGCCGTGCCGGCGTTCCCGGCACCGGCCGCGGCGCAGGACGAACCGCAGCAGGAGGCCGATCCGCGGCCCGATGCGGTGGTGCGCAGCGGCCTGCCGATCCCCCGTTTCGCCACCCTGCGCTCGGACGAGGTGAACCTGCGCACCGGCCCCGGCGTGCGCTATCCGGTGGACTGGGTGTTCGTGCGCGCCGGCATGCCGGTGGAGATCACGGCCGAGTTCGACACCTGGCGCCGCATCCGCGACTGGGAGGGCACCCAGGGCTGGGTCCACCGTTCCATGCTGGTCGGCCGCCGCAGCTTCGTCGTCACCGGCGACATCCGCACCCTGCGGCAGGAGCCGGGCGGTTCGTCGCCCGCGGTGGCGCAGGCCGAACCCGGAGTCATGGGGCGGCTGAACTACTGCAAGGGCGACTGGTGCCGGGTCGAGGCGCAGGGCATCGAGGGCTGGCTGCGCCGCGGCGAGTTCTGGGGCGTCTACCCCGACGAGGAGGTCAAGGATTGA